In Zingiber officinale cultivar Zhangliang chromosome 3B, Zo_v1.1, whole genome shotgun sequence, a single window of DNA contains:
- the LOC122055704 gene encoding uroporphyrinogen-III synthase, chloroplastic-like isoform X2 has protein sequence MASIFPFSPPAIVAPRSPVPMGRPSFRLHVSSSSPSLSKPEVVVTRERGKNAKLMSALAKHDIRCLEVPLIEHTEGPDVGKLPSLLCESEFDWIVTTSPEAAAVFLEAWKAAGTPKARIGVVGAGTASVFQDVLQSSEQPLEIAFCPSKATGKVLASELPKYGENSKVLYPASVKAGNEIEEGLSARGFDVVRLNTYNTLAVERVEKKTLELALSSPVVAVASPSAVRAWVNLIPKAENWDNSVACIGETTGLAAKKLGLKNVYYPKNPGLEGWVDSILEALRVHGEGQQKG, from the exons ATGGCCTCGATCTTCCCCTTCTCTCCCCCTGCCATTGTCGCTCCCCGTTCCCCAGTTCCAATGGGGAGACCCTCTTTTAGACTCCACGTTTCTTCCTCGTCTCCGTCTCTTTCGAAGCCTGAGGTCGTCGTCACCAGAGAACGAGGCAAGAATGCGAAGCTCATGAGCGCTCTG GCGAAACATGACATTCGGTGTTTAGAGGTTCCTCTTATTGAGCATACCGAAGGACCTGATGTGGGTAAACTTCCGTCCTTGTTATGTG AATCTGAATTTGATTGGATCGTCACAACTTCCCCTGAAGCTGCAGCAGTGTTCCTTGAAGCTTGGAA GGCTGCTGGAACTCCCAAAGCACGCATTGGTGTTGTTGGAGCTGGTACAGCAAGTGTTTTTCAGGACGTGCTGCAGTCATCTGAGCAGCCTCTTGAGATTGCTTTCTGTCCCTCGAAAG CGACTGGAAAAGTGTTAGCTTCTGAGTTGCCAAAATATGGTGAGAACAGTAAAGTTTTGTATCCTGCATCTGTAAAAGCTGGCAATGAAATTG AGGAAGGATTGTCAGCTCGGGGATTTGATGTTGTAAGGCTGAATACCTATAATACT CTAGCTGTTGAACGTGTGGAGAAAAAGACTTTGGAACTTGCTCTTTCTTCTCCAGTTGTAGCTGTGGCTTCCCCTTCTGCAGTCCG TGCATGGGTTAATCTTATCCCAAAAGCAGAGAATTGGGACAATTCAGTTGCTTGTATTGGCGAGACAACTGGTTTAGCTGCCAAAAAACTAGGTTTGAAGAATGTATACTATCCAAAAAATCCAGGTCTTGAAGG GTGGGTTGACAGCATACTAGAAGCTTTGAGAGTTCACGGTGAAGGCCAACAG AAAGGGTGA
- the LOC122055704 gene encoding uroporphyrinogen-III synthase, chloroplastic-like isoform X1, protein MASIFPFSPPAIVAPRSPVPMGRPSFRLHVSSSSPSLSKPEVVVTRERGKNAKLMSALAKHDIRCLEVPLIEHTEGPDVGKLPSLLCESEFDWIVTTSPEAAAVFLEAWKAAGTPKARIGVVGAGTASVFQDVLQSSEQPLEIAFCPSKATGKVLASELPKYGENSKVLYPASVKAGNEIEEGLSARGFDVVRLNTYNTLAVERVEKKTLELALSSPVVAVASPSAVRAWVNLIPKAENWDNSVACIGETTGLAAKKLGLKNVYYPKNPGLEGWVDSILEALRVHGEGQQALFY, encoded by the exons ATGGCCTCGATCTTCCCCTTCTCTCCCCCTGCCATTGTCGCTCCCCGTTCCCCAGTTCCAATGGGGAGACCCTCTTTTAGACTCCACGTTTCTTCCTCGTCTCCGTCTCTTTCGAAGCCTGAGGTCGTCGTCACCAGAGAACGAGGCAAGAATGCGAAGCTCATGAGCGCTCTG GCGAAACATGACATTCGGTGTTTAGAGGTTCCTCTTATTGAGCATACCGAAGGACCTGATGTGGGTAAACTTCCGTCCTTGTTATGTG AATCTGAATTTGATTGGATCGTCACAACTTCCCCTGAAGCTGCAGCAGTGTTCCTTGAAGCTTGGAA GGCTGCTGGAACTCCCAAAGCACGCATTGGTGTTGTTGGAGCTGGTACAGCAAGTGTTTTTCAGGACGTGCTGCAGTCATCTGAGCAGCCTCTTGAGATTGCTTTCTGTCCCTCGAAAG CGACTGGAAAAGTGTTAGCTTCTGAGTTGCCAAAATATGGTGAGAACAGTAAAGTTTTGTATCCTGCATCTGTAAAAGCTGGCAATGAAATTG AGGAAGGATTGTCAGCTCGGGGATTTGATGTTGTAAGGCTGAATACCTATAATACT CTAGCTGTTGAACGTGTGGAGAAAAAGACTTTGGAACTTGCTCTTTCTTCTCCAGTTGTAGCTGTGGCTTCCCCTTCTGCAGTCCG TGCATGGGTTAATCTTATCCCAAAAGCAGAGAATTGGGACAATTCAGTTGCTTGTATTGGCGAGACAACTGGTTTAGCTGCCAAAAAACTAGGTTTGAAGAATGTATACTATCCAAAAAATCCAGGTCTTGAAGG GTGGGTTGACAGCATACTAGAAGCTTTGAGAGTTCACGGTGAAGGCCAACAG GCACTGTTTTACTGA